The following are from one region of the Candidatus Trichorickettsia mobilis genome:
- the dacB gene encoding D-alanyl-D-alanine carboxypeptidase/D-alanyl-D-alanine-endopeptidase: protein MPKIIIIIISILCYYSSTQANITHTIQAEINKVAPHLNIGIKIKNLKTNKIVYAQNVERYYTFASSLKLITILTLQQYFGIDHNFVSRIIKDNNDYYLDIQDPDFSINDLDFLISRIKEASVHEIQGNFYIINHTFTIPAVTVNKMVIDGVYCYGAPVTKVHVNKNCTRLVANAADTQGNLIKLTEQELIPYNLINKAVTVLDQHKAKVNINIVQDQLIVDGTLNKASGKITIGAVVNDNLAHVKLMLAKMLNQYNITITGKILSGYVPATGQELVKRNKSFTQIASSALKNSDNYITDYLFAEYATDFGKDDWRDTGALLKQLVFDKFKVDLKNSVIVDGSGLSRYNMLTVTQFDSFLTALYHQNNFKSLIMMLARAGEEGSLINRFKGVQIFAKTGGMSGVSSLAGYVFDRDNTPYSFVIVSNNYIESKKRILDLEEAIIRAVIKSLS from the coding sequence ATGCCAAAAATTATTATTATTATCATATCCATACTATGTTATTATAGCTCTACTCAAGCTAATATTACACACACCATACAGGCAGAGATTAACAAAGTTGCTCCACATCTCAATATCGGAATAAAAATTAAGAATCTTAAGACCAATAAAATAGTATATGCTCAAAATGTTGAGCGATATTATACCTTTGCCAGCAGTTTAAAGTTAATTACTATTCTAACATTACAACAATATTTTGGAATTGATCATAATTTTGTCAGTAGAATTATTAAAGATAATAATGATTATTATCTTGATATCCAAGATCCAGATTTTTCAATTAATGATCTAGATTTTTTAATATCCAGGATTAAAGAAGCTAGTGTTCATGAGATTCAAGGCAATTTTTATATTATCAATCATACATTCACTATTCCTGCCGTTACTGTAAATAAAATGGTGATAGATGGTGTTTATTGTTATGGTGCACCGGTGACAAAAGTACATGTGAATAAGAATTGTACAAGACTAGTAGCAAATGCAGCTGATACCCAAGGTAACTTAATAAAGCTGACAGAACAGGAGTTGATTCCATATAATTTAATTAATAAAGCAGTTACAGTTTTAGACCAACATAAAGCAAAGGTTAATATTAATATTGTTCAAGATCAGCTTATAGTTGATGGTACACTTAATAAGGCTAGTGGAAAAATTACTATAGGAGCGGTAGTTAACGATAATTTAGCTCATGTAAAGTTGATGCTAGCTAAAATGTTAAATCAATATAATATCACTATAACTGGTAAAATTTTATCTGGTTACGTTCCGGCTACTGGCCAAGAGCTAGTAAAGCGTAATAAAAGTTTCACTCAAATAGCAAGCAGTGCACTGAAAAATTCTGATAATTATATAACAGATTATTTATTTGCAGAATATGCCACTGACTTTGGTAAAGATGATTGGCGAGATACTGGAGCCTTATTAAAACAATTAGTGTTTGATAAATTTAAAGTTGATTTAAAGAACTCGGTAATAGTAGATGGCTCAGGACTTTCTCGTTATAATATGTTAACAGTTACCCAATTTGATAGTTTTTTAACAGCGCTTTATCATCAGAATAATTTTAAATCATTAATAATGATGTTGGCGAGAGCAGGTGAGGAGGGTTCGCTAATTAATAGGTTTAAGGGAGTGCAAATTTTTGCAAAAACTGGGGGTATGTCTGGAGTTTCTTCTTTAGCTGGCTATGTATTTGATCGTGATAATACTCCTTATAGTTTTGTAATAGTATCTAATAATTATATTGAATCCAAGAAAAGAATTCTCGATCTTGAGGAAGCAATAATTAGAGCAGTAATTAAGAGCCTGTCTTAA
- a CDS encoding cation:dicarboxylate symporter family transporter: protein MLILIINSSIIRRHKSTIRIIIFTNYKKVLFSLPVKLTIVILSCLIFGNFIPETLKAFFLSISLSIKSILLFILPLIIFSFAFYSFAQLKNGLMIFTILLLSMMCISNLFAVLCSYYVGMLSQNMIATVINDDVVSEITLNPLFELTLPKLCDNAAGLLFGILLGIYTSTKKNNSLRQTAKKFADTANKFLHHIFIPVLPLFILGFILKLQHTGALNILFKNFLPLLLVLVTLHCLYIGTAYLITMNFNVTRMAAAIRNIVPAAIVGFSTMSSAAALPVLTAGAAKNVKDQELTQTIIPSIINTHMLGDALGIPLMALSLYIVEYHNLPEFSAYFAFAISYVLAKFAAAGVPGGTIIVMIPVLESSLQFTPEMSGIILMMYILFDPFCTTANVFGNGLFPIIFEKIWYGLKGCQISRSKW from the coding sequence TTGTTGATTCTAATCATTAATTCCAGTATAATACGCCGTCACAAATCAACTATAAGGATTATTATATTCACAAATTATAAAAAAGTTCTTTTTAGCTTACCTGTCAAGTTAACTATTGTTATTTTAAGTTGTCTTATCTTTGGCAATTTTATTCCAGAAACATTAAAAGCCTTTTTTCTCTCAATTAGTCTATCTATAAAAAGTATATTACTATTCATACTTCCTCTTATTATATTTTCTTTTGCATTTTATAGTTTTGCTCAACTAAAAAATGGCTTGATGATATTTACTATCTTACTATTAAGTATGATGTGTATATCAAATTTATTCGCTGTACTATGCTCATATTATGTAGGAATGCTATCACAAAATATGATTGCAACAGTAATAAATGACGATGTTGTATCAGAAATAACTCTTAATCCACTGTTTGAACTAACTTTACCTAAATTATGTGATAATGCTGCCGGGCTTTTATTCGGGATATTACTCGGTATTTATACTAGCACTAAAAAAAACAATAGCTTACGACAAACAGCTAAAAAATTTGCAGATACCGCAAATAAATTCTTGCACCATATTTTCATTCCAGTTTTACCATTATTCATTTTAGGATTTATACTAAAGCTTCAACATACCGGAGCTTTAAATATTTTATTTAAAAACTTTTTACCATTATTATTAGTGTTAGTAACGTTGCACTGTTTATATATCGGCACCGCATATTTAATAACGATGAATTTTAATGTAACACGCATGGCAGCAGCAATCCGTAATATAGTGCCAGCAGCTATTGTTGGGTTTAGTACAATGTCAAGCGCTGCAGCATTACCAGTTCTTACTGCTGGAGCAGCTAAAAATGTTAAAGATCAAGAATTAACACAAACAATTATACCATCAATAATTAATACCCATATGTTGGGTGATGCATTAGGTATACCACTGATGGCGCTGTCATTATATATAGTAGAGTATCATAACCTACCAGAGTTTTCTGCATATTTTGCTTTTGCTATTAGCTACGTGCTTGCAAAATTTGCTGCTGCTGGAGTGCCAGGAGGTACTATTATAGTAATGATCCCTGTACTTGAGTCTAGTTTACAATTTACTCCAGAAATGAGTGGTATTATTTTAATGATGTATATATTATTCGACCCATTTTGCACAACTGCCAACGTATTTGGCAATGGCCTATTTCCAATAATATTTGAAAAAATATGGTACGGTCTTAAAGGTTGTCAGATCAGTAGATCTAAGTGGTAA
- the atpG gene encoding ATP synthase F1 subunit gamma, whose translation MPGLKQLRTRIKSIKSTQKITKAMQLVAAAKLKRARAHIIEADHYLELIVSTVQNIASNVDLLESLKEEKIFFDTTDSEKPNLLVLITSERGLCGAFNSTVIKQVKQEIINLERHNQQIKLIIVGKKGYEALKNRYPKYIDSYLNISKNNAELMQYQLQQKIMNFIRSNAAGNCYLFFNKFQNAMCYKIIKSQIFPIVSGSYQPGDKLTYEYEGDKCISSAINLYVTGQLTYALVHSKASEEGARMTAMDGATKNANKIVNELTLKFNRTRQGIITKELIEIISGAEVV comes from the coding sequence ATGCCAGGTTTAAAGCAATTGCGTACCCGTATAAAAAGTATAAAATCGACGCAGAAAATTACTAAGGCAATGCAGCTTGTTGCAGCTGCTAAGCTTAAAAGAGCGAGGGCTCATATCATTGAAGCTGATCATTATTTAGAATTAATAGTGAGTACAGTGCAAAATATAGCTAGTAATGTGGATTTATTGGAATCGTTAAAAGAAGAAAAAATCTTTTTTGATACAACAGATTCTGAAAAACCAAATTTATTAGTGCTAATTACTTCTGAGCGTGGTTTGTGCGGTGCTTTTAATAGTACGGTAATTAAACAGGTAAAACAGGAAATTATCAATTTAGAACGTCATAATCAACAAATAAAACTAATCATTGTGGGTAAGAAGGGGTATGAAGCTTTAAAAAATCGGTATCCTAAATATATAGATAGCTATCTCAATATTTCAAAAAATAATGCCGAATTAATGCAATATCAGTTACAACAAAAAATCATGAATTTTATAAGAAGTAATGCTGCTGGTAATTGTTATTTATTTTTTAATAAATTTCAAAATGCTATGTGTTATAAGATTATCAAATCTCAGATATTTCCAATAGTTAGTGGTTCTTATCAACCAGGTGATAAATTAACTTATGAGTATGAAGGAGATAAATGTATTAGTAGTGCTATTAATTTATATGTTACAGGACAACTAACTTATGCATTGGTTCATAGCAAGGCAAGTGAAGAAGGAGCCAGAATGACGGCTATGGATGGAGCAACCAAGAATGCCAATAAAATTGTGAATGAATTAACATTAAAGTTTAATCGAACCAGGCAAGGAATTATTACCAAGGAGTTAATAGAAATTATTTCTGGAGCAGAGGTGGTATAA
- the dusB gene encoding tRNA dihydrouridine synthase DusB yields the protein MTIQIGNITLPHSVILAPMSGVTDLPFRKLVKKLGAGLVVSEMVASRAMIMETRQSLKKSAIIHDDDTGSCVQLAGCEPDVIAESAKMNEDMGAKIIDLNFGCPAKKVVGGYAGSALMRDEELATKILAATVKAVKIPVTLKMRMGWDDHSKNAPQLAKIAENAGIQMITIHGRTRCQFYSGNADWEFIRQVKEAVKIPVIANGDITSLVKAKDCLSASNADGIMIGRGTYGKPWFIAAVVHYLKTGEEIPPPALSVQLEIILEHYEAMLNYYGYDIGMKLARKHIGWYSGGLANSSEFRGAVNCSNDYIQVQQKIIEFYSNLMQKPDAIMD from the coding sequence ATGACCATACAAATCGGCAATATTACATTGCCACATTCGGTAATATTAGCTCCTATGTCAGGAGTTACCGATCTTCCTTTTCGTAAGTTAGTTAAAAAATTAGGAGCTGGTTTGGTAGTATCAGAAATGGTAGCTAGCCGTGCAATGATTATGGAGACTAGACAATCTTTAAAGAAGAGCGCAATTATCCATGATGATGATACTGGTTCCTGTGTACAATTAGCAGGTTGTGAACCAGATGTAATTGCTGAATCAGCAAAAATGAATGAAGATATGGGAGCTAAAATTATTGATTTAAATTTTGGTTGTCCAGCAAAAAAAGTAGTTGGAGGGTATGCAGGATCTGCATTAATGCGAGATGAGGAGCTTGCTACTAAAATTTTAGCAGCTACTGTTAAGGCAGTAAAAATTCCCGTTACTTTAAAAATGCGTATGGGTTGGGATGATCACAGTAAAAATGCGCCACAATTAGCAAAAATTGCTGAAAATGCTGGGATTCAGATGATCACAATTCATGGCAGAACCAGATGTCAATTTTATAGTGGTAATGCAGATTGGGAATTTATCAGGCAGGTGAAAGAAGCGGTAAAAATACCAGTAATTGCTAATGGTGACATAACCTCACTTGTAAAAGCCAAAGATTGTTTATCTGCGTCTAATGCTGATGGTATTATGATTGGTCGTGGCACTTATGGTAAACCATGGTTTATTGCTGCTGTTGTTCATTATTTAAAAACTGGCGAAGAAATTCCGCCGCCAGCACTTAGTGTCCAACTTGAGATAATCTTAGAGCATTATGAAGCTATGCTAAATTATTATGGTTACGATATCGGTATGAAATTAGCTCGTAAACATATAGGTTGGTATAGTGGGGGGCTAGCCAATTCTAGTGAATTTCGAGGAGCTGTAAATTGTTCAAATGATTATATACAAGTGCAACAAAAGATTATTGAATTTTATAGCAATTTGATGCAAAAACCAGATGCTATAATGGATTAA
- a CDS encoding DUF983 domain-containing protein: protein MKSTNNTAPQNFWLIVGRALFGFCPSCGKGRLFSAYLKQVEHCISCNECFGRIKADDGPAWLTIFMVGHILIPILLAVAPRITWPDWVSMIVWPGLALILAIIILPRAKGLFIAIIWRTNVKANK, encoded by the coding sequence ATGAAATCAACAAATAATACAGCCCCACAAAATTTTTGGCTTATAGTAGGGCGTGCATTGTTTGGGTTTTGTCCAAGCTGTGGCAAGGGACGTTTATTCTCTGCTTATTTAAAACAGGTAGAGCATTGTATATCATGCAATGAGTGCTTTGGACGAATTAAAGCTGATGATGGACCAGCATGGTTGACCATATTTATGGTTGGACATATTCTTATTCCAATTTTACTTGCTGTGGCGCCAAGAATAACCTGGCCAGATTGGGTTTCTATGATAGTATGGCCTGGATTAGCGTTAATCCTTGCTATTATTATCTTGCCACGTGCTAAAGGATTATTCATAGCCATAATCTGGCGTACTAATGTTAAAGCCAACAAATGA
- a CDS encoding RP853 family protein → MTNIQLNINNTIQIFQTSIIQQLASNLTEPTCATLANMLAMDYTSRLESTINVQDHLEACINKLKNFLEQKVIADDSFSMALTLFTVAIAPEQINYQDKNNILEQDQSQDAVVDVVIDSHFTEFNSKDMGKVKAALRNLLRDNGKKILDYINAEPQLFLVIINGSIAKHKTEEEINKYIRAQVNKILDKAINFNKRRNIFKQKASRITTAVCTVGAVVGSSLTGGAAMPMIVMAATMVSMKFAPKLGENIGQTILNFNNSTRSSFNEISRIKAELLQNDRQRITVQKEQEVEIKQFKTTEPDLIKKHDQKLQTIKETLAEYKAHDSEVKEKNFQEQLSENKEIAKSKDKGGMST, encoded by the coding sequence ATGACTAATATTCAATTAAATATTAATAATACAATACAAATTTTTCAAACATCTATTATTCAACAGTTAGCTAGTAATTTAACTGAGCCGACATGTGCTACTCTTGCGAATATGTTGGCTATGGATTATACCTCAAGGCTAGAGAGTACGATCAATGTACAAGATCATCTTGAGGCTTGTATTAATAAATTAAAAAATTTTCTTGAACAGAAAGTAATAGCTGATGACAGTTTTTCTATGGCACTAACATTGTTTACCGTAGCGATAGCGCCGGAGCAAATAAACTATCAGGATAAAAACAATATATTAGAGCAAGATCAATCGCAGGACGCGGTGGTAGATGTAGTAATTGATTCACATTTTACTGAATTTAATTCTAAAGATATGGGAAAAGTTAAAGCTGCTCTACGTAATTTATTACGAGATAATGGAAAAAAAATATTAGACTATATTAATGCTGAACCACAACTGTTCTTAGTAATAATAAATGGCTCTATTGCTAAACATAAAACTGAAGAAGAGATTAATAAATATATTAGAGCGCAGGTTAATAAGATTTTAGATAAAGCTATTAATTTTAATAAAAGAAGAAATATTTTCAAACAAAAAGCTAGCAGAATTACGACTGCGGTTTGTACTGTTGGTGCAGTGGTTGGTAGCTCTTTAACAGGTGGGGCTGCGATGCCAATGATAGTTATGGCAGCAACTATGGTATCGATGAAATTTGCACCAAAACTCGGTGAAAATATAGGGCAAACAATACTAAATTTTAATAACAGTACTAGGTCTAGCTTTAATGAAATAAGCAGAATAAAAGCAGAATTATTGCAAAATGATCGGCAAAGAATTACTGTCCAGAAAGAACAAGAAGTAGAAATTAAGCAATTTAAAACAACCGAGCCTGATTTAATAAAAAAACATGATCAAAAACTGCAGACAATAAAGGAAACTCTTGCTGAGTACAAGGCTCATGATTCGGAAGTAAAAGAGAAAAATTTTCAGGAGCAACTAAGTGAGAATAAAGAGATAGCTAAGAGTAAAGATAAAGGAGGGATGTCAACTTAA
- the atpA gene encoding F0F1 ATP synthase subunit alpha, translated as MSNNKQLNAVEFSEILKREIADIGLNDVQEIGEVIVVGDGVARVYGIENVQAGEMVEFASGVKGLALNLENDAVGVVIMGDDSLVKQGDRVIRTKEILQVPVGKALLGRVVDGMANPIDGKGAIVTELYNRVEVQAPNIIQRQSVHEPVQTGIKAIDALIPIGRGQRELIIGDRQTGKTAIAIDTIINQKHGHLTDNEHNKIYCIYVAIGQKRSTVAMVVDKLTKAGAMHYTVVVAATASDPAPLQFLAPYIACSIGEYFRDNGMHALIVYDDLTKHAVAYRQISLLLRRPPGREAYPGDVFYLHSRLLERAAKMSDKFGAGSLTALPIIETQSGDVSAYIPTNVISITDGQIFLESELFYKGIRPAVNVGISVSRVGSAAQIKAMKQVAGSIKLDLAQFREMAAFAQFGSDLDESTQALIARGLRLTEILKQPQYAPLVVEEQVISLYAGVKGYLDEIPVAQVKEFECKLLEEIRFKSVDILTSIKAEQKLTESTEQQLRLVLEKFVHEFLVK; from the coding sequence ATGAGTAACAATAAGCAGTTGAATGCTGTCGAATTTTCTGAAATTTTAAAACGAGAAATAGCTGATATTGGTTTAAATGATGTTCAGGAAATAGGAGAGGTTATTGTAGTTGGTGATGGAGTTGCCAGAGTTTATGGTATTGAGAATGTGCAAGCCGGTGAGATGGTGGAGTTTGCTTCTGGAGTAAAAGGATTAGCTTTAAACCTTGAGAACGATGCTGTTGGTGTTGTAATAATGGGCGATGATAGTTTGGTAAAACAAGGAGATCGCGTTATTAGAACCAAAGAAATTTTACAGGTACCAGTTGGTAAGGCGCTACTTGGTAGGGTTGTAGATGGTATGGCAAATCCTATTGATGGTAAAGGCGCAATCGTTACTGAATTATATAATAGAGTTGAAGTGCAGGCTCCTAATATTATTCAACGGCAGAGTGTACATGAGCCGGTACAAACGGGAATCAAGGCAATAGATGCTTTAATTCCAATCGGTAGAGGGCAGCGTGAATTAATTATAGGAGATCGCCAGACCGGTAAGACTGCAATTGCTATTGATACTATTATTAATCAAAAACATGGACATTTAACTGATAATGAACACAATAAGATTTACTGTATCTACGTAGCTATAGGCCAAAAACGTTCTACGGTAGCAATGGTTGTTGATAAGCTGACCAAAGCTGGAGCGATGCATTATACGGTAGTAGTGGCTGCTACAGCTTCTGATCCAGCGCCTCTACAGTTTTTAGCGCCATATATAGCATGTAGTATTGGTGAATATTTTCGCGATAATGGCATGCATGCGCTGATTGTCTACGATGATTTAACTAAGCATGCGGTGGCATATCGACAAATTTCTTTATTGTTGCGTAGACCCCCGGGGCGAGAGGCTTATCCCGGTGATGTATTTTATTTACATTCAAGGTTGTTGGAGCGAGCGGCTAAAATGTCAGATAAGTTTGGAGCAGGATCTTTGACTGCGTTACCGATAATTGAGACTCAGTCCGGCGATGTTTCAGCTTATATACCGACAAATGTTATTTCAATTACCGATGGACAAATATTTTTGGAAAGTGAATTATTTTATAAAGGAATTCGGCCGGCGGTAAATGTTGGTATTAGCGTTAGTAGAGTAGGGTCTGCTGCTCAAATAAAAGCGATGAAACAGGTGGCAGGATCAATCAAACTTGACTTAGCTCAATTCAGAGAAATGGCAGCTTTCGCACAATTTGGATCAGATTTGGATGAATCTACGCAAGCATTAATCGCACGTGGACTTAGGTTAACAGAAATATTAAAGCAACCTCAATATGCGCCGTTAGTAGTGGAAGAGCAGGTTATCAGTTTATATGCTGGCGTCAAAGGTTATTTAGATGAGATTCCAGTTGCTCAAGTTAAAGAATTTGAATGCAAACTTCTTGAAGAAATAAGGTTTAAGTCTGTTGATATTTTAACCTCTATTAAAGCTGAACAAAAACTTACTGAGAGCACAGAACAGCAATTAAGGTTGGTGTTAGAAAAATTTGTTCATGAGTTTTTAGTAAAATAG
- a CDS encoding MBL fold metallo-hydrolase, with the protein MKNYNQYYSGSVSDHFNGKRFFNPGVLPSNKFPNFLKWRLTRTAEAWPKEIVNKFTDMPPRQVSNGELRVSWVGHLTFLLQTTKLNILTDPVWSERASPFNWVGPKRVCAPGIRLEHVPPIDIILITHNHYDHLDLKTLGDLWIRDKPKIIVPLGNDTIIKNYNRNIQVTARDWFESVKINKDIEIILDPAQHWSARGMNDTNRALWASFIIKTSSGNIYFAGDTGYAGGKYFKNSLATHGSFRLALLPIGAFKPKWFMSYSHMDPEEAILAFKDLNMPYAVPSHHSTFPLADDGYDEALLTFFEYAKKHDIDLKIFKPLDIGEHWFVPRI; encoded by the coding sequence ATGAAAAACTATAATCAATATTATTCAGGCTCTGTATCTGATCACTTTAATGGCAAGCGTTTTTTTAATCCTGGGGTCTTACCATCAAATAAATTTCCTAATTTTTTAAAATGGAGACTTACAAGAACAGCAGAAGCTTGGCCAAAAGAAATAGTTAATAAATTTACAGATATGCCACCTAGGCAAGTTTCTAACGGGGAGTTAAGAGTATCTTGGGTTGGACATCTTACTTTCTTATTACAAACCACTAAGCTAAACATCCTAACTGATCCTGTTTGGTCAGAGAGAGCTAGTCCATTCAATTGGGTCGGCCCTAAGCGTGTATGTGCGCCGGGCATTCGACTTGAGCACGTACCACCAATAGATATTATATTAATTACTCATAATCATTATGATCATTTAGATCTTAAAACCTTAGGTGATTTATGGATAAGAGATAAACCAAAAATCATTGTTCCACTCGGTAATGATACTATAATAAAAAATTATAATAGAAATATCCAAGTAACAGCTAGAGACTGGTTCGAGTCGGTAAAAATAAATAAGGATATTGAGATTATTTTAGATCCAGCCCAACATTGGTCTGCGCGTGGAATGAATGATACAAATAGAGCGTTATGGGCTTCTTTTATTATCAAAACAAGTTCAGGGAATATCTATTTTGCTGGTGATACTGGTTATGCTGGTGGAAAATATTTTAAAAATTCTTTAGCAACACATGGCAGTTTTCGTTTAGCGTTACTACCAATAGGAGCATTTAAACCTAAATGGTTTATGAGTTATAGTCACATGGATCCTGAGGAAGCGATTCTAGCTTTCAAGGATCTTAATATGCCTTATGCAGTTCCTTCTCATCATTCAACTTTTCCTTTGGCAGATGATGGTTATGATGAAGCTTTATTAACATTTTTTGAATATGCAAAGAAGCACGATATTGACTTAAAAATTTTTAAGCCTCTTGACATAGGTGAACATTGGTTTGTTCCCAGAATCTAA
- the atpH gene encoding ATP synthase F1 subunit delta, whose translation MDNTRLVKNYAVSLFSSAVTVGVQDKIMSELQAIEKIFTTNMECKSLLCTPVVSKTHKLRLVNIISQYLLVDSMVTKFLAIVVNNARFNLFSDIVLFYYKLLNDSKNIKLATVTSSGSLQLNIQDQVKNYLESLLQLQLEIKFYFDPEIVGGLVIEYDHCLLDCSIAGVLNKIEKITNKLGS comes from the coding sequence ATGGACAATACCAGGTTAGTAAAAAATTATGCTGTAAGTTTATTTAGTAGCGCTGTCACTGTCGGAGTACAAGACAAAATTATGAGTGAACTGCAAGCAATTGAAAAGATTTTCACTACAAACATGGAGTGTAAGTCATTGTTATGCACTCCTGTTGTAAGTAAGACTCATAAATTACGATTAGTTAATATTATTAGCCAATATTTGTTGGTAGATTCTATGGTCACAAAGTTTTTAGCTATAGTAGTCAATAATGCGCGATTTAATCTCTTTTCTGATATTGTGCTTTTTTATTATAAATTATTAAATGATAGCAAAAATATTAAACTTGCAACAGTTACTTCTTCTGGTTCTTTACAATTAAATATTCAGGATCAGGTTAAGAATTATCTGGAGTCATTATTACAGTTACAATTGGAAATAAAATTTTATTTTGATCCTGAAATTGTGGGTGGTTTAGTTATAGAATATGATCATTGTTTATTGGATTGTTCGATTGCTGGTGTTTTGAACAAAATAGAAAAAATTACAAATAAATTAGGTAGTTGA
- a CDS encoding glycoside hydrolase family 19 protein encodes MIYRALFMVAFVNSEYSKRLWKFLAVGITLYIILCKTAYGYDACVTGQAYLANDLCTVGDGDKCVLWKAQWWINTAPGTDPAWKNMGSCDGKAGGGGEPVVVAPKGPSIEEMNIIMDALVREAESKQKTTDTGVAKWLTEIQSQIPAADYTRLLDVAYYVRTLPLDVVAKIKAGKSDNPENVKRVEKIISESTWNTLFPLTNNSTKEGTPEGIGIYTYENFLKAVGAFPAFCGNYAKHPKLKGVDADQICKKLLATTFAHFNKETSANASAWTTRVEKQGLYYIREANCINGMTNYCKTDYLLGAAVYPASLQEGNAYFGRGAKQLSHPVNYATLSILLFDKPDVLLKYPDLVSTTWLALGSAVYFASTPISSKPAMIEVIDGNYQPNAVDQSRNFVPGFGLTTHIINGAYECIPLDKDLKTDDSGTPYWKVRANYYKYFAATLGVSGTIDENSLSCSKMKSNFDTTSAASRPYYFAPGACNPVQWEPVPTFIAYGGSTTLALCKATK; translated from the coding sequence ATGATATATAGAGCATTATTTATGGTTGCGTTCGTTAATTCAGAATATTCTAAAAGATTATGGAAATTTTTAGCTGTTGGTATAACATTATATATCATTTTATGTAAGACTGCCTATGGTTATGATGCTTGCGTTACAGGTCAAGCATATCTTGCAAATGATCTTTGTACTGTAGGTGATGGAGATAAATGTGTTTTATGGAAAGCTCAGTGGTGGATAAACACAGCTCCAGGTACGGATCCAGCGTGGAAAAATATGGGTTCATGTGACGGAAAAGCAGGTGGTGGAGGAGAGCCGGTAGTAGTAGCGCCCAAAGGGCCTTCAATAGAGGAAATGAACATAATAATGGATGCTTTAGTAAGAGAGGCGGAGTCTAAACAAAAAACTACCGATACAGGAGTAGCAAAGTGGTTAACAGAGATCCAATCTCAAATTCCTGCTGCTGATTATACTAGACTTCTTGATGTAGCGTATTATGTCCGTACTCTGCCATTGGATGTAGTAGCAAAGATTAAAGCTGGAAAATCTGATAATCCTGAAAATGTAAAGCGTGTTGAAAAAATTATTTCAGAAAGTACTTGGAATACATTGTTTCCTTTGACTAATAATAGTACAAAAGAAGGTACTCCAGAAGGCATAGGCATCTATACTTATGAAAATTTTCTGAAAGCCGTTGGAGCATTCCCGGCTTTTTGTGGAAATTATGCAAAGCATCCTAAGCTAAAAGGTGTTGATGCTGATCAAATATGCAAAAAATTACTGGCAACAACCTTTGCTCATTTTAATAAAGAGACTAGTGCTAATGCTTCTGCTTGGACTACTAGAGTTGAGAAACAAGGTTTATATTATATTAGAGAAGCTAATTGTATTAATGGTATGACAAATTATTGTAAAACAGATTACTTGCTTGGTGCAGCAGTGTATCCTGCAAGCCTTCAAGAAGGCAATGCATATTTTGGTCGTGGGGCAAAACAATTGTCTCATCCAGTAAATTACGCAACTTTATCTATTCTACTATTTGATAAACCTGATGTTTTATTGAAGTATCCTGATCTAGTTTCAACCACATGGTTAGCTTTAGGTTCAGCAGTTTATTTTGCTTCTACTCCTATTTCATCTAAGCCGGCTATGATTGAAGTTATAGATGGTAATTATCAACCAAATGCCGTGGATCAGTCTCGTAATTTTGTTCCAGGATTTGGGTTAACAACGCATATTATTAATGGTGCTTATGAATGTATACCGTTAGATAAAGACCTTAAAACCGATGATAGTGGCACTCCTTATTGGAAAGTGCGAGCAAATTATTACAAATATTTTGCAGCGACATTAGGTGTATCAGGAACAATAGATGAAAATTCATTAAGTTGTTCAAAGATGAAGAGCAATTTTGATACCACAAGTGCTGCATCAAGACCATACTATTTTGCTCCAGGTGCGTGTAATCCAGTTCAGTGGGAACCGGTGCCAACTTTTATTGCGTATGGGGGAAGCACTACATTGGCATTGTGCAAAGCCACAAAATAA